CCCGCTGCTGCCGTACGGCGTGGCTGGCCAGGGTTCGCTCGCCGACCCGGCGCTGCAGGAATACCTGTTCCCGACCTTCACCACCCGTGGCGTCACCAAGACCACCAGCTTCACCGCCAACCTGGCCGGTTCCATCGTGACCCTGCCGGCCGGCGACCTCGGCTTCGCCGTGGGCGTGGAGCACCGCAAGGAAGAAGGCTCCTACGTGCCGGACGCCTTCGCGCAGTCCGGCCAGTCCACCGGCCTGGGCCAGAAGTCGACCCAGGGTGAGTACGATCTGAACGAGGTCTACCTCGAACTGAACGTGCCGATCCTGGCCGACATGGCGTTTGCCAAGGAACTGACCCTGAATGTTGCCAGCCGTTATTCGGACTACAGCAACTTCGGCGGCACCACCAACAGCAAGTTCGGTCTGACCTGGCGTCCGATGGACGAGCTGCTGGTCCGCGGCACCTATGCCGAGGGCTTCCGCGCTCCGACCATCTCCGATCTGTACGGTGGCCTGAGCTCGAGCTTCGAGCGTTACACCGATCCGTGCGCCGTGGGCGTGTCGGGCAGCGTGGCTGGCAATGCCGCCTGCCTTGCCGGTGGTGCACCGGCCAACTACGTGCAGCTGGGCCAGGGCAACGTGCCGTGCTCGACCACGCCGTGCCAGTCGGGTGACCAGTTCGTCTCCGGCGCCAACCCGAACCTGTCGCCGGAAACCTCCAAGAGCAAGACCATGGGTCTGGTCTGGAGCCCGCGTTGGGTGCAGGGCCTGGACATCTCGCTGGATTGGTACCGCTACGAGATCAGCGACATGATCATCGAAGACAGCGTCGACCGTATCCTGCGTGACTGCTACGTGCTGGGCAATGCTGGCCGTTGCAGCGGCGTGACCCGTGCGGCTGATGGCCACATCAGCGGCATCACCTACGGCACCGCCAACCTCGGCAAGATGGAAACCGAAGGTTACGACCTGGGCATCAAGTACCGCCTGCCGGAGCTGGCCATCGGTCAGTTCAGCATCGACTGGCAGACCAGCTACCTGGCCAAGTACGACGAAGCCAACCAGAACAGCGCCGGCGACAGCATCATGATCGGCAAGGTTGGTCAGGACGCGCTGTTCCGCGTGCGTTCCAACCTGGGCGTCAACTGGGCGATGGGCGACTTCGGTGTCAACTACACCGCGCGTTACTACTCGGGCCTGAACGAGCCGTGCATCGACATCGGCTGCACCGATCCGGACCGCTTCGCCTATGGCGAAACCGCTCCGCTGCGCAAGACCGGCTCCAACACCTTCCATGACCTGCAGGTCAGCTGGAAGGCACCGTGGGATGCCACCATTGCGGTCGGCGCGAACAACGTGTTCGATCACAAGGGTCCGCTGATGTACTCGCAGCAGAACTCGAGCTTCGCCTACTACGGCGGCTTCGATATCGGCCGCTTCCTGTACATGAAGTACACCCAGCGCTTCTGATCCATCGAAGCTCTGTTGCAGTAAAAAAGGAGGGCGGACCGCAAGGTCCGCCCTCTTTGTTTGTGCCGGGGCCTGAGCGTTCCACCCTCCCGGTTTCGATGCTGCGGCCACAAAAAGGTTCTGAGGGAAGCGTCTCGTTGCGAGGGCCGTCGCAGCGTGAGCACGACGGTGCGCGGGTGGCCGGGCGTGCAGGCGCCGTTCGGATCGGCTGGTGTCTCCGATCAGGCTGGTCGCGAACGTGAGGGCCCCGCAGCAGCCGGTAGGCCCCTGGCGCAAATGTCCCCCGGCCGCGGGGCGGCCTCCTCCTTTATTTTGCCCAGGGGCCTACCGGCTGCTACGGGGCTCGGCTTGCGGTAAGCAGGGGAAGCCAAGCCTTTCTGGCGCTGTCGGTGGGTCGGGCGCTGGGCCCCCATGCCCTTGGAGGCGAAATAAAGGGGGAGGGGGCAGCCGCAGGCCGACGCCGGAGGACATTCGCCGGAAAGGGCATGGGGGCCCAGCGCCCGACCCGCCGACGGCTGTGCCTGAAAAGCGTCAAGGCACGTTTTTGCTTGCCCCGCACATGGGTGAAGAGCCACAAAAAAGCCGGCCACTGGCCGGCTTTTCCGTTGCACTGCTGCCCCGCGTCATGGCGCGGGGCGGTGCCCTCAGGCTTCTGCAGCCACCAGCCCCATCAGGCCGTTGGCGTGGTCGCGCCACTGCGGCAGTTTGTGCAGCACGCCGGCACGCTGCAGGTATTCCTCATCCACCGGGTCACCGTTGATCAGCGCCAGTGCCACGTGCACCGCACCGGTCACCCAGAAGCTGCGCGTGTTGGACTTCTGCGGCTGCAGGTGGAAGGCCACCGCCTCGATGATCGGCATCGGCAGGCCCCACAGGCCCAGCAGGTAGGCGCCGGCCTCGGCATGGCCAGGGCGTTCATCGGTTGCGTCGGCCGGGGCGCCGCGCTCGTTGCGCACGCCCGGCAGC
This is a stretch of genomic DNA from Stenotrophomonas rhizophila. It encodes these proteins:
- a CDS encoding TonB-dependent receptor plug domain-containing protein — protein: MNFRTPAVRLGLLPAGIALALSPTFASAQEAAAGTTDLDRISVTGSRIRGANMETQQPILTMTREALEKQGFSNVADVLNNLTSAGSPAISRSDSLSSGENVGGYYVDIRNLGAQRTLVLMNGKRLGATTAGYQDLSQIPMAAVERIEILKDGASSIYGSDAIAGVVNVITRKNFDGGEASVRVGQYGNGDGDEQQYSMLLGASGERGSLTLAAEYSKQDPVWAKDRWYSRDGGRGPNSVAGDGSPITETGSWCNPLQVNCGDSKTAVWKTLNPGGDPKNPNDYHVLTEDEYVNSNEQMSLLTGVERKSLYINGTYDFTDRISLNTDVLYNERNTFQQIAGYPYQSSASNIKTPLSASSAFNPTNVNGVGGKDIEFRRRLWEVPRTTDSQLKTLRFAPTVSGYFEVADKTFDWDVGALWNRNESIKTQRGDMSLIGSRKALGPSYIDAGGVARCGVAGVVDPSLADCIPWNPLLPYGVAGQGSLADPALQEYLFPTFTTRGVTKTTSFTANLAGSIVTLPAGDLGFAVGVEHRKEEGSYVPDAFAQSGQSTGLGQKSTQGEYDLNEVYLELNVPILADMAFAKELTLNVASRYSDYSNFGGTTNSKFGLTWRPMDELLVRGTYAEGFRAPTISDLYGGLSSSFERYTDPCAVGVSGSVAGNAACLAGGAPANYVQLGQGNVPCSTTPCQSGDQFVSGANPNLSPETSKSKTMGLVWSPRWVQGLDISLDWYRYEISDMIIEDSVDRILRDCYVLGNAGRCSGVTRAADGHISGITYGTANLGKMETEGYDLGIKYRLPELAIGQFSIDWQTSYLAKYDEANQNSAGDSIMIGKVGQDALFRVRSNLGVNWAMGDFGVNYTARYYSGLNEPCIDIGCTDPDRFAYGETAPLRKTGSNTFHDLQVSWKAPWDATIAVGANNVFDHKGPLMYSQQNSSFAYYGGFDIGRFLYMKYTQRF